A single region of the Plasmodium reichenowi strain SY57 chromosome 9, whole genome shotgun sequence genome encodes:
- a CDS encoding dolichyl-diphosphooligosaccharide--protein glycosyltransferase, putative — MKIKIKNFLFFFFFFLYFLILSFRYSCEKKKLQNVDYKKKSITGKIKNKIQKYKEKKLILITDITNINKKYSSFLHILNTEGNYISKIINILSPDDIDKINYSLYDGLIILLDILNDKVVEILKSRYLKLFIDKKKDIFFSLNNVIGKNAFHYLNEINISVHGNSSYVNDYFNNIVIKNDDNEKEINVKKTNKEKEFFTNQIISDTPITSIKNNILFKGTAHSVLLKEKYFLEVLACTRTCLLYDKNDQVIKRQKQGTDLLLISAIQLENNSRIVFSSSSEIFSDSFFNLHNANKQFTYELIKWNLKKSGIIRYNNFKFYKDINKDKSNNTFFINDFVNMSIDLYQLKNNFWVPYKNNNIQIQISKIHIISRTFLNTYKSINNPTYYTNFQLPKEHGIYKLQIYYLNKGYNILNLEYSIPIRTLLHYDKNKKVKFKNYPFYFYIYLSLIYFILFILIILFDNSYLRPNKEHHPKEKVQ, encoded by the coding sequence atgaaaataaaaattaaaaatttccttttttttttttttttttttctttattttttaattctttcATTTAGATATTCatgtgaaaaaaaaaagctaCAGAATGttgattataaaaaaaaatccaTTACaggaaaaattaaaaacaaGATCCAGAAATATAAAGAGAAAAAATTGATATTAATAACGgatataacaaatataaataaaaaatattcatcgtttttacacatattaaatacagaaggaaattatataagtaaaattataaatatattatcaccTGATGATATtgataaaattaattattctttatatgATGGATTAATTATACtattagatatattaaatgataaagttgttgaaatattaaaatctAGGTATTtgaaattatttatagacaaaaaaaaagatatattttttagtTTAAATAATGTTATTGGAAAAAATgcttttcattatttaaatgaaataaacATTAGTGTACATGGAAATTCATCATATGTGAatgattattttaataatattgttataaaaaatgatgataatgaaaaagaaattaatgtaaaaaaaacaaataaagaaaaagaattttttaCAAATCAAATTATTTCAGATACACCTATAACAtcaattaaaaataatattcttttcaAAGGAACTGCTCATTCagttttattaaaagaaaaatatttcttagAAGTTCTAGCATGCACACGAACTTGTTTATTATACGATAAAAATGATCAAGTGATCAAAAGACAAAAACAAGGAActgatttattattaatatcagCTATACaattagaaaataattcCAGAATAgttttttcttcttcatctGAAATTTTTTCAgattctttttttaatcttCATAATGCAAATAAACAATTTACTTATGAATTAATCAAATGGAATCTTAAAAAAAGTGGTATCAttagatataataattttaaattctataaagatataaacAAGGATAAATCAAACAATaccttttttataaatgatTTTGTTAATATGTCTATAGATCTATAccaattaaaaaataatttctGGGTAccttataaaaataataatatacaaattcAAATAAGCAAAATACATATCATCTCTAGAACATTTcttaatacatataaatcAATAAATAATCCAACTTATTATACAAACTTTCAACTTCCCAAAGAACatggtatatataaattacaaatatattatttaaataaaggatataatattttaaatttgGAATACTCTATACCTATCAGAACATTATTAcattatgataaaaataaaaaagtcaaattcaaaaattacccattttatttttatatatatttatctcttatttattttattctattCATATTAATCATTCTCTTCGATAATAGTTACCTTAGGCCTAACAAGGAACACCATCCAAAAGAAAAAGTACAATGA
- a CDS encoding pyridoxal 5'-phosphate dependent enzyme class III, putative, with the protein MKYINNLKEIEQKVKRICDNFCVSAPDILIVTKYVGKEEIHNIHSVDDKYHFGENSVDSLIEKSEQLAKNIKWHFIGNLQSNKCKNILKVKNLYMIETLDKEKKATLLNNYLKIENELNNNNNEELRKLCVLMQIKTTDDETKTGLTHQNYDEIENTVLHIINNCQFLIFKGLMTISSLDINKRENSFLILNDIKRRLLNNQVINNYFLNKTFHMSMGMSDDMELAIKHETTQLRIGRAIFN; encoded by the coding sequence ATGAAgtacataaataatttaaaagaaattgAACAAAAAGTAAAACGTATTTGTGATAATTTTTGTGTTAGTGCGCCagatatattaatagtaaCTAAATATGTAGGAAAGGAAGAAATACACAATATACATTCAGTTGACGATAAATATCATTTTGGGGAGAATTCTGTCGATTCTTTAATTGAAAAATCTGAACAGCTAgctaaaaatataaaatggCATTTTATAGGAAATTTACAATCAAATAAATGcaagaatattttaaaagttaaaaatttatatatgatagAAACATTGgataaagaaaagaaagCTACCTtgttaaataattatttgaaaattgaaaatgaactgaataataataataatgaggAATTAAGAAAATTATGTGTATTAATGCAAATAAAAACAACAGATGATGAAACAAAAACTGGATTAACTCATCAGAATTATGATGAAATCGAAAATACTGTATTgcatataattaataattgccaatttttaatatttaaaggACTTATGACTATTTCTTCAttagatataaataaaagagAAAATTCTTTTCTcatattaaatgatataaaaaggaGACTCTTGAACAATCAagttataaataattattttctaaataaAACTTTTCATATGAGTATGGGTATGTCAGATGATATGGAATTGGCTATAAAACATGAAACAACTCAACTAAGAATTGGAAGAGcaatttttaattaa
- a CDS encoding TLD domain-containing protein, protein MDENKTKNKIKVLNVFQNEELVKSKEKSQHFNKFEFEKGIILNAIVSTPSNKSTKIDEKKEKEKKNCIIFREQCEYCLTNFSISGHLILTKESLLFEPDLRDKNVITDGFGTYQIFIDLYDIYECAHIVVPTKDTYLCNNEDTCGFIQVLLKSIYTRICDDQTHKKGNQISNYTTNHGNDNSSNNNNNNNYNNYNDENKQKSISYYKYISKSLSYVFNLAQPLVTTNTTFKENKNDKVQNLEDIISDVSFKGGGTAYNFSGTQNNINNANNINNANNINNINNTNNTSNDLFKNNINKFNTTICENPKNNNINNIVLQNDEHKVNKNMLSFDMSTSYNNNHNNNNNNIVDHLHDSDLKIYQKINEINYSTVIPSYPDITYKNSLNLANSQSSFKDDLSSDCDKKNNNQYKKKNEHGRGNGKEKENEKEKEKEKEKEKDKEKEKENEKEKEKQILKENKGSFTFSSDSNNNILSDTTQNVKQINPYDNNRDKSLYERTKECNTHNSTYMNEDKIVNKSNIKNEDSSNIYFNENIKENNKNDLLDDNKSKNEMKEKKGGDNIKREETTYTLYDQNGSCSKTLLKNISFELPNEERHNKLNISYNNNNNNNNNNKESSCTSNTNEPNELTRKPHKKYEEKSFILFRFFNNNKAYETTTKIIKEIDKVRDSKNKMRKTITSVPYTSNELLRSIIEKSLIENNNNKNIPKKASMNDINDLKYLALIPKLEYINGAVKLLNKEMTKQINYYLPPTLSIKIWKLAFCSSIHGVSFKTLYRSVYNKGSVILLIYDMNNVLFGYFLNKLHCDNCYYGSGENFLFTFKNNKLNNNNNYTNYKCIESSYEDFSKPTLEHIQKKNQNNLSKNHCFTPSNVTSQDKLIVPFDYNDESSNTNDSNIPHNDHISKALEHTKTLNHVDMLDDEFSKKNHNYSENTLNDDKSNCSDIHSNNNNNNNNYDNNNNMFEKNMSSNDSCLFNKINNAKTKTPALSTNDNLNNNNENDNASIQVYAWTTKNNYFVYSDEKSITIGGGDNYALVINEDLCKGQTNKSKTYDNDLLTYDEEFEIQFLQLWVFDDC, encoded by the exons ATGgatgaaaataaaacaaaaaataaaataaaagtttTAAATGTTTTTCAAAATGAAGAATTAGTAAAAAGTAAAGAAAAATCCCAGCACTTTAACAAATTTGAA TTTGAGAAGGGAATCATACTTAATGCAATCGTGTCCACACCATCGAATAAAAGCACCAAAATAGacgaaaaaaaagaaaaggaaaaaaaaaattgcATAATATTTCGAGAACAATGTGAATATTGTCTAACTAATTTTTCTATAAGTGGTCATTTGATTCTAACAAAAGAgtctttattatttgaacCAGATTTAAGAGATAAAAATGTGATAACAGATGGATTTGGGACATATCAAATATTTATAgatttatatgatatttatGAATGTGCTCACATTGTAGTTCCTACAAAAGATActtatttatgtaataatgaagataCTTGTGGTTTTATACAagtattattaaaaagtatatatacaaGAATATGTGATGATCAAACTCATAAAAAAGGGAATCAAATATCAAATTATACAACAAATCATGGAAATGATAATTcaagtaataataataataataataattataataattataatgatgaaaataaacaaaagagtatttcatattataaatatataagtaaaAGTTTATCTTATGTCTTTAATTTAGCTCAGCCACTAGTTACAACTAATACAACATTcaaagaaaataaaaatgataaagtACAAAATTTGGAAGATATAATATCTGATGTTTCATTTAAAGGAGGTGGAACTGCATATAATTTTAGCGGTacacaaaataatataaataatgcaaataatataaataatgcaaataatataaataatataaataatacaaataatacatCTAATGATttgtttaaaaataatataaataagttTAACACGACAATATGCGAAAAtccaaaaaataataatatcaataatattgttttaCAGAATGATGAACATAAagttaataaaaatatgcTTTCCTTTGATATGTCCACttcttataataataatcataataataataataataatattgttgATCATTTACATGATAGtgatttaaaaatttatcaAAAAATCAATGAAATTAATTATAGTACAGTTATTCCTTCCTATCCTgatattacatataaaaatagttTAAATTTAGCTAACTCGCAATCATCTTTCAAGGATGATCTTTCTAGTGATTGtgataagaaaaataataatcaatataaaaagaaaaacgAACATGGAAGGGGAAACGgaaaggaaaaagaaaacgaaaaggaaaaggaaaaagaaaaggaaaaagaaaaggataaagaaaaagaaaaagagaacgaaaaagaaaaagaaaaacaaattttAAAGGAAAACAAGGGCTCGTTCACCTTTTCAAGTGAttctaataataacattttgAGCGATACAACTCAAAATGTGAAACAAATAAATCCATATGATAACAACAGAGATAAATCCTTATATGAACGAACGAAAGAATGTAACACACATAATTCTACATATATGAATGAGGATAAAATAGTTAATAAATCTAATATAAAGAATGAGGATAgtagtaatatatattttaatgagaacattaaagaaaataataaaaatgatttgttagatgataataaatctaaaaatgaaatgaaagaaaaaaaaggtggagataatataaaaagagaAGAAACAACATATACCTTATATGATCAAAATGGTTCATGTTCAAAGACATTATTAAAGAATATTTCTTTTGAACTTCCAAATGAAGAAAGGcataataaattaaatatttcatataataataataataataataataataataataaggagAGTTCGTGCACATCCAATACAAATGAACCAAACGAATTAACAAGAAAAccacataaaaaatatgaagaGAAAAgctttatattattcagattttttaataataataaagcTTATGAAACTACTActaaaattattaaagaAATTGATAAAGTTAGAGAttctaaaaataaaatgagAAAAACAATAACATCAGTTCCATATACGTCTAATGAATTATTAAGATCTATTATAGAAAAATCAttaatagaaaataataataataaaaatattccaAAGAAAGCCTCAATGAATGATATTAATGATTTGAAATATTTAGCTTTGATACCAAAGttagaatatataaatggagctgttaaattattaaataaagaaatgacaaaacaaattaattattatttaccTCCTACCTTAAGTATTAAGATATGGAAACTAGCTTTTTGTTCAAGTATACATGGTGTTTCATttaaaacattatatagaagtgtatataataaaggtagtgttattttattaatatatgatatgaATAATGTTCTTTTTGGTTATTTCCTAAATAAATTACATTGTGATAATTGTTATTATGGTTCTGGAGAAAATTTCTTATTTACtttcaaaaataataagttaaataataacaataattatacaaattataaatgtatagAATCATCATATGAAGACTTTTCGAAACCTACATTAGAacatatacaaaaaaaaaaccaaaATAATCTATCTAAAAATCATTGTTTTACACCTTCTAATGTCACTTCACAAGATAAATTAATAGTACCTTTTgattataatgatgaatCTTCAAATACAAATGATTCTAATATACCACATAATGATCATATTTCAAAAGCCCTTGAACACACGAAAACATTAAATCATGTAGATATGTTGGATGATGAATTCtccaaaaaaaatcataacTACAGTGAAAATACGTTGAATGATGATAAAAGTAACTGTTCAGATATACATAGtaataacaacaacaacaataataattatgacaataataataatatgtttgAGAAAAATATGTCTAGTAATGATAGCTGTCTATTTaacaaaattaataatGCTAAGACAAAAACACCAGCTTTATCGACAAATGACAATCtcaataataataatgaaaacGATAATGCATCTATTCAAGTCTATGCCTGGACAAccaaaaataattattttgtatattcaGATGAAAAATCTATTACAATTGGGGGTGGAGATAACTACGCCCTCGTTATTAATGAAGATCTATGTAAAGGacaaacaaataaaagtaagacatatgataatgatttattaaCATATGATGAAGAATTTGAAATTCAATTTTTACAATTATGGGTATTTGACGATTGTtaa